A genomic stretch from Serratia entomophila includes:
- a CDS encoding LexA family protein, protein MENKKSLTTEQLQDASRLKALYESKKKALGITQYTIADDLGITQGAVGHYLNGRNALNVSIASGFAKLLQVSISEFSPSLAEEAAKFADTTDHNVSYVGKSKPSREFPLISWVSAGCWLEAIEPYRKDEIDTWPETTVDASPDSFWLRVKGDSMTAPSGFTVPEGMIILVDPGKEHVSGNLVVAKLSNDNEATFKQYMVDAGRRYLRALNPHHPPTIINGDCKIIGVVVDIKWERLP, encoded by the coding sequence ATGGAAAACAAGAAATCGCTGACGACAGAACAGCTTCAAGACGCTTCTAGGCTTAAAGCTTTGTATGAGTCAAAAAAGAAAGCCTTGGGCATTACCCAGTATACGATTGCAGACGATCTTGGCATTACGCAGGGGGCTGTCGGTCACTACTTGAATGGTAGGAACGCATTGAACGTTTCTATAGCCTCTGGCTTTGCAAAATTACTCCAAGTTTCGATCTCCGAATTCAGCCCATCACTTGCCGAAGAAGCTGCAAAATTTGCCGATACAACAGATCACAATGTCAGCTATGTAGGTAAATCGAAACCATCCAGAGAGTTCCCGTTGATTAGCTGGGTAAGCGCTGGGTGCTGGCTAGAGGCGATAGAGCCCTACCGGAAGGATGAGATAGATACATGGCCGGAAACGACCGTGGATGCCAGCCCTGATTCGTTCTGGCTGCGAGTAAAAGGCGATTCTATGACAGCGCCATCAGGGTTCACTGTCCCAGAAGGCATGATCATCTTGGTAGACCCAGGGAAAGAGCATGTCAGTGGAAACCTTGTCGTGGCCAAGCTTAGCAATGACAACGAAGCAACCTTCAAGCAGTACATGGTTGACGCTGGGCGCAGATATCTTAGAGCGTTGAACCCACACCATCCGCCAACAATCATCAACGGTGACTGCAAGATCATCGGCGTGGTTGTTGATATCAAGTGGGAGCGCCTGCCATAG
- a CDS encoding Cro/CI family transcriptional regulator, which produces MNRMTLEDYAKIHGQAKAASDFGVIQCAISKAIRAGRNIFVTVNPDGSVEGEEVRPFPSTKKQAA; this is translated from the coding sequence ATGAATCGAATGACGCTAGAGGATTACGCAAAAATTCACGGACAAGCGAAGGCTGCAAGTGATTTCGGCGTGATCCAGTGTGCAATCAGTAAGGCAATCCGCGCGGGCCGTAACATTTTTGTCACTGTAAATCCAGATGGCAGCGTGGAAGGCGAAGAAGTTAGACCATTCCCGAGCACCAAGAAACAAGCAGCATAA
- a CDS encoding CII family transcriptional regulator has translation MDLANYSKPTEQEINRAETDLLLTLSLVSNREFARMAGCHESKISRTDWRYIATILCVAKKSLEFSPLGMMVQEVVNAVNAKKKKTPVAAEVSEQQITINF, from the coding sequence ATGGACTTAGCAAACTACAGCAAACCAACAGAACAAGAGATTAACCGGGCCGAGACTGACTTACTTCTGACGCTATCACTGGTCAGCAATAGGGAGTTCGCTCGCATGGCTGGATGCCATGAATCGAAGATTAGCCGCACTGACTGGCGCTATATCGCAACCATTCTCTGTGTAGCCAAGAAGTCACTGGAGTTTAGTCCTCTGGGGATGATGGTGCAGGAGGTGGTAAATGCGGTGAACGCCAAAAAGAAGAAAACCCCGGTGGCAGCCGAGGTTTCTGAACAACAAATCACTATCAATTTCTGA
- a CDS encoding replication protein, translating to MENQKLGYVPLYRSIKKKPWAKDVYLRTLWENLLLEAQRQPRTVNFKGNQWNLQAGQLVVTAADLGLSLCDRDGKPTSRDAVGRMLSFFAKEGMISIDGEKRKGTVITILNYSEYAEKIDNLPAHKSAQIPAHSEASNGAGSNGGAAHKSAQIPAHHEQEGNNKNIKRLSSENSGESSNARLEKFLSAHPDAFVYSPTGAKWGTEDDEKACRWMYSQILTVNAAAKEPTWADWANAVRLMRQQDDLTHKEICEVFRWANRDVFWCSNILSPAKLREKWGTLSAQKGQPNRKQRPDAEPVPHWNSRESWEEFI from the coding sequence ATGGAGAACCAGAAGCTTGGTTATGTCCCGTTGTACCGAAGCATCAAGAAGAAACCATGGGCGAAGGATGTTTATCTCCGAACCCTTTGGGAAAACCTGCTACTGGAAGCGCAACGGCAGCCACGTACAGTGAATTTCAAAGGCAACCAATGGAATCTTCAAGCCGGTCAACTGGTCGTGACAGCGGCTGATTTGGGGCTTTCTCTGTGCGATAGAGATGGCAAGCCAACGAGCCGTGATGCGGTGGGCAGGATGCTCTCATTTTTTGCAAAAGAAGGGATGATTTCTATCGATGGCGAGAAGAGGAAAGGGACGGTGATCACCATCCTGAATTACTCCGAATATGCCGAAAAAATAGACAATTTACCCGCACATAAGTCCGCACAAATCCCCGCACATAGCGAAGCCAGTAATGGCGCGGGTTCAAATGGTGGTGCCGCACATAAGTCCGCACAAATCCCCGCACATCATGAACAAGAAGGTAATAACAAGAATATTAAAAGACTATCGTCCGAGAATTCTGGCGAATCCTCAAACGCCCGCTTGGAAAAATTTCTATCAGCCCATCCGGATGCGTTTGTCTACTCACCCACTGGTGCTAAGTGGGGAACCGAAGACGACGAGAAAGCTTGCCGTTGGATGTACAGCCAAATCCTCACAGTCAATGCCGCAGCCAAGGAGCCAACTTGGGCAGACTGGGCAAACGCAGTTAGGCTGATGAGACAGCAAGACGATCTCACCCACAAAGAAATTTGTGAAGTTTTCCGCTGGGCTAACCGAGATGTTTTCTGGTGCTCAAACATCCTTTCCCCTGCAAAGCTCCGAGAAAAATGGGGAACCCTGTCAGCCCAGAAGGGGCAGCCTAACCGAAAACAACGTCCGGATGCAGAACCTGTGCCGCACTGGAACAGCCGCGAGTCGTGGGAGGAGTTCATATGA